One part of the Acidobacteriota bacterium genome encodes these proteins:
- a CDS encoding potassium channel protein, with product MDLRKRLQYAVAALLLIITFSVAGYIVLGRPNVTLLQALYMAVITLAGVGYSEIVETAHNPALRIFNMFVVLFGVTITVYVFSVVTAFLVEGEITNIFWRRKMQKRIGELKGHFIICGLGDTGRFAVDELQKTGTPFVVIEGSAEVIKKFREHHGAEADNFLVLEGDATDEEVMDQAGIDRAKGLIAALSSDKDNLVIIVMARQRRDDLRIVARYTEPKFADRMIKAGANSTVSPNRIGGLRLASEALRPHVVGFLDLMLREQSRTLRIEDLEIHAGTAWVGQTLGELKMHPRYNLLVLAVKNIFGDNAFIANPTDNLRLTAASVIIAMGDINDIRRARQECEARSATTA from the coding sequence ATGGACCTCCGTAAACGGCTGCAATACGCGGTAGCCGCATTGCTGCTGATCATTACTTTCAGCGTTGCGGGATACATCGTCCTCGGCCGCCCTAACGTCACGCTGTTGCAGGCCTTGTATATGGCGGTGATCACGCTGGCCGGGGTGGGCTATAGCGAGATCGTCGAGACCGCCCACAACCCTGCGCTCCGTATCTTCAACATGTTCGTGGTGCTTTTCGGGGTCACCATCACGGTGTACGTGTTCTCGGTGGTAACGGCGTTCCTGGTCGAAGGCGAGATCACGAACATCTTCTGGAGGCGCAAGATGCAAAAAAGGATCGGCGAATTGAAAGGCCACTTCATCATCTGCGGCCTGGGCGACACCGGACGCTTTGCCGTGGACGAACTCCAGAAGACGGGCACACCGTTCGTGGTCATCGAGGGGAGCGCCGAGGTCATCAAGAAATTCCGCGAGCACCACGGCGCCGAAGCCGATAACTTCCTCGTGCTTGAGGGCGATGCCACCGACGAAGAGGTGATGGACCAGGCCGGCATCGACCGCGCCAAGGGACTGATCGCCGCGCTCTCTTCCGATAAAGACAACCTGGTCATCATCGTGATGGCGCGCCAACGCCGCGACGATCTGCGCATCGTCGCGCGTTACACCGAGCCGAAATTCGCCGACCGCATGATCAAGGCGGGAGCGAACTCCACCGTCTCCCCCAACCGTATCGGCGGCCTGCGCCTCGCTTCGGAGGCCCTGCGCCCGCACGTGGTCGGATTCCTCGACCTCATGCTGCGCGAGCAGTCGCGCACCCTGCGCATCGAAGACCTGGAGATCCATGCCGGTACCGCTTGGGTCGGCCAGACTCTCGGCGAGCTGAAGATGCACCCGCGCTACAACCTGCTGGTGCTGGCGGTGAAGAACATCTTTGGCGACAACGCCTTCATCGCCAATCCCACTGACAACCTGCGGCTCACTGCCGCCTCGGTCATCATCGCGATGGGTGACATCAACGACATCCGCCGCGCACGCCAGGAGTGCGAAGCGCGCTCCGCCACCACCGCCTAG
- a CDS encoding BON domain-containing protein, which produces MKAYRNAGLWLLSLALLLAVIAGCSKSKSDAQLAGEVQSKIQQDFAITNKQLGVNVANGVVTLSGAVGSEMERAAAANDAAQIQGVRTVVNNLTVSDQAAGMLNQPPPAPEPQRPVASSSRRSASTPRSRSSAGDSTAYNSPAMPSNNNSSATYTPAPPPPPPPVEIPAGTSISVRMLDPIDSDKNQVGDRFRATLDQPITVDGRVVVPANADVEGRVVDLASAGHFKGKSQLALELSRISYSGHSYSINSNKWSKAGGSRGKRTAATVGGGAALGAIIGAIAGGGKGAAIGAGVGAGAGTGVQAMTKGEQIHVEPETVLNFRLEQPITVAAAGRNSSPGQVTTVDNNPDTSDPNRPVLKRR; this is translated from the coding sequence ATGAAGGCTTATCGAAATGCCGGTCTGTGGCTGCTTTCGCTCGCGCTGCTCTTGGCGGTCATCGCCGGATGCAGCAAGAGCAAGAGCGATGCGCAGCTCGCCGGCGAGGTCCAATCGAAGATCCAGCAGGATTTTGCCATCACCAACAAGCAGCTGGGCGTGAACGTAGCCAATGGCGTGGTCACACTGAGTGGCGCCGTGGGTAGTGAGATGGAGCGCGCCGCCGCTGCCAATGATGCTGCCCAGATCCAGGGTGTCCGCACCGTGGTGAACAACCTCACGGTGAGCGACCAGGCCGCCGGCATGCTGAACCAGCCGCCACCGGCGCCGGAACCGCAGCGCCCAGTCGCATCATCCTCGCGACGCAGCGCTTCGACGCCGCGCTCGCGGTCGAGCGCTGGCGACAGCACGGCCTATAACTCGCCGGCCATGCCGTCGAACAACAACAGCAGCGCGACCTACACGCCTGCTCCGCCTCCACCGCCTCCACCGGTCGAGATCCCGGCAGGCACGTCGATATCGGTCCGCATGCTTGACCCGATCGACTCCGACAAGAACCAGGTCGGCGACCGCTTCCGCGCTACGCTCGACCAGCCCATCACCGTCGATGGCAGGGTCGTGGTTCCCGCGAATGCTGACGTCGAAGGTCGCGTGGTCGACCTCGCCAGCGCCGGTCACTTCAAAGGCAAGTCGCAGCTCGCGCTGGAATTGAGCCGCATCAGCTATAGCGGACACAGCTACTCCATCAACTCCAACAAGTGGTCGAAGGCCGGCGGTTCACGTGGTAAGCGGACGGCCGCAACGGTTGGTGGCGGCGCGGCCCTCGGAGCCATCATCGGCGCCATCGCCGGCGGCGGCAAGGGTGCTGCCATCGGCGCCGGTGTAGGCGCCGGAGCCGGTACCGGTGTCCAAGCCATGACCAAGGGCGAGCAGATCCACGTGGAGCCGGAAACGGTGCTCAACTTCCGTCTTGAACAGCCCATCACCGTGGCGGCGGCAGGACGCAACTCCTCGCCCGGCCAGGTCACTACGGTCGATAACAATCCGGACACCAGCGATCCCAACCGCCCGGTCCTGAAGCGCCGCTAA